In a genomic window of Saccharothrix sp. HUAS TT1:
- a CDS encoding NAD(P)H-hydrate dehydratase, giving the protein MAPRTRPEPVTSGLLREWPTGRADGGAVLVVGGSRRVPGAVLLSGIAALRTGAVTLQLAVAERHASGLGLAVPEALVVGLPETASGAVSRKAADELGDLVGDAAALVVGPGLTDPDETAALLERLLPASRGPVVLDAFALGALGTHPELGEPVRGRLVVTPNVVEAGYLLGAEVEDHVDAAVGIADKHGAVVNLMGVTAAPDGRVWQDGAGHVGLSTSGSGDVLAGLVGGMVARHPDLAQATCWAGHVHAMAGQRLVPRTGLTGMLARELLDEVPRVLVELRSS; this is encoded by the coding sequence GGGAGTGGCCGACCGGGCGCGCGGACGGCGGCGCGGTGCTCGTCGTCGGCGGTTCGCGGCGGGTGCCCGGGGCGGTGCTGCTCAGCGGCATCGCGGCGCTGCGCACGGGCGCGGTGACGTTGCAGCTGGCCGTGGCCGAGCGGCACGCGTCCGGGCTGGGGCTCGCGGTGCCGGAGGCGCTGGTGGTCGGGCTGCCGGAGACGGCGTCGGGCGCGGTGTCGCGGAAGGCGGCGGACGAGCTGGGGGACCTGGTCGGCGACGCCGCGGCGCTGGTCGTCGGGCCCGGCCTGACCGACCCGGACGAGACGGCGGCCCTGCTGGAGCGGCTGCTGCCCGCGTCGCGCGGTCCGGTGGTGCTCGACGCGTTCGCGCTGGGCGCGCTGGGCACGCACCCGGAGCTGGGCGAACCGGTGCGCGGCAGGCTGGTGGTCACGCCGAACGTGGTCGAGGCGGGGTACCTGCTCGGCGCGGAGGTCGAGGACCACGTGGACGCCGCGGTCGGGATCGCCGACAAGCACGGCGCGGTGGTGAACCTGATGGGCGTGACCGCCGCGCCCGACGGCCGGGTGTGGCAGGACGGCGCCGGGCACGTCGGGCTGTCCACCTCGGGCAGCGGGGACGTGCTGGCCGGGCTGGTCGGCGGCATGGTGGCGCGGCACCCGGACCTGGCCCAGGCCACCTGCTGGGCCGGGCACGTGCACGCGATGGCCGGTCAGCGGCTGGTGCCGCGCACCGGGCTGACCGGGATGCTGGCCCGCGAGCTGCTGGACGAGGTGCCGCGGGTGCTGGTGGAGCTGCGGTCGAGCTAG
- a CDS encoding heme A synthase produces the protein MNAVRLPVRQAARGAAVAALVANVLIVLTGALVRLTGSGLGCPTWPRCTDDSFVTTAELGGHGVVEFGNRVLGILVGLITLALVVAVARHRDRPPKALPLAVAVLVGVGAQGLIGGLSVRRQLAPEVVAVHFLSSMALVAALVVLVDLLGRPDAAPRVPANPGVRFGVAALPVALIAVMVLGALVTGSGPHAGDEDARRFGFDPAAVTSLHAVAVVVMVALQLWVAFSSRDRAAHVLLALSVVQGVIGSVQEVTALPVPLVAAHVVTAALVVAATAHLVVRTFRV, from the coding sequence GTGAACGCTGTGCGCCTCCCCGTCCGGCAGGCGGCCCGCGGGGCGGCCGTCGCGGCGCTCGTGGCCAACGTCCTGATCGTGCTCACCGGGGCGCTGGTGCGGCTGACCGGCTCGGGGCTCGGCTGCCCGACGTGGCCGAGGTGCACCGACGACTCGTTCGTCACCACCGCGGAGCTGGGCGGGCACGGCGTCGTCGAGTTCGGCAACCGGGTGCTCGGCATCCTGGTCGGGCTGATCACCCTGGCCCTCGTGGTCGCGGTGGCCCGGCACCGGGACCGCCCGCCGAAGGCGCTGCCGCTGGCCGTCGCCGTGCTGGTCGGCGTCGGCGCGCAGGGCCTGATCGGCGGGCTCAGCGTGCGCCGGCAGCTCGCGCCCGAGGTCGTCGCGGTGCACTTCCTGAGCAGCATGGCGCTGGTCGCCGCGCTCGTCGTGCTGGTCGACCTGCTCGGCCGACCGGACGCCGCGCCGCGCGTCCCGGCGAACCCGGGGGTCCGGTTCGGGGTCGCGGCGCTGCCGGTCGCGCTGATCGCGGTGATGGTCCTGGGCGCCCTGGTCACCGGCAGCGGTCCGCACGCGGGCGACGAGGACGCGCGCCGGTTCGGCTTCGACCCGGCCGCGGTGACCTCGCTGCACGCCGTCGCCGTCGTGGTCATGGTCGCGCTGCAGCTCTGGGTGGCCTTCTCGTCGCGCGACCGCGCCGCGCACGTCCTGCTGGCGCTGTCGGTGGTTCAGGGCGTCATCGGGTCGGTCCAGGAGGTGACGGCGCTGCCGGTGCCGCTGGTGGCGGCGCACGTCGTGACCGCCGCGCTGGTCGTGGCGGCCACGGCGCACCTGGTCGTGCGGACGTTCCGGGTCTAG
- a CDS encoding ABC-F family ATP-binding cassette domain-containing protein → MPDHARVGYLDANGLAFRLPDGRELFRDVSFKVGTNSVVALVGANGVGKTTLLRILSNELTPTAGSVRVQGGLGVMPQFVGSVRDGSTVRDLLLAASPAPLREAAEALDAVELRLMETDDEPTQMRYADAITAWGEVGGYDAEVLWDTVTVAALGVPFDRARFREVRTLSGGEQKRLVLEALLRGPEQVLLLDEPDNYLDVPGKRWLEERLRETGKAVLLVSHDRELLDVAATHVVTVEAHSAWTHAGSFGTWHAARAARIDRLAELHRRWNEEHDHLKELVRTLQIQARISEVMAAKYRVMRAKLEKFEEAGPPPELPTDEKVAPRLRGGRTGVRAITVQDLELTGLMKPFDAEIFFEDRVAVLGSNGSGKSHFLRLLGGGDVAHTGVCRLGARVVPGLFAQTHQHPEWIGRTLVDVLWHGEGGRKGLDRGAAMAVLSRYGLGKQGDQRFETLSGGQQARFQVLLLELSGATLLLLDEPTDNLDLNSAEALQAALEGFTGTVVAVTHDRWFARGFDRFLLFRSDGEVVEVDEPVWDETRVKRAR, encoded by the coding sequence ATGCCCGACCATGCGCGGGTGGGATACCTGGACGCGAACGGCCTCGCCTTCCGCCTGCCCGACGGCCGCGAGCTGTTCCGCGACGTGTCGTTCAAGGTCGGCACGAACAGCGTGGTCGCCCTGGTCGGCGCGAACGGCGTCGGCAAGACGACACTGCTGCGAATCCTGTCGAACGAGCTGACCCCGACCGCGGGCAGCGTGCGCGTGCAGGGCGGCCTGGGCGTGATGCCGCAGTTCGTCGGCTCCGTCCGGGACGGGAGCACGGTCCGCGACCTGCTGCTGGCCGCGTCACCGGCGCCGCTGCGGGAGGCCGCCGAGGCGCTGGACGCCGTCGAGCTGCGGCTCATGGAGACCGACGACGAGCCGACCCAGATGCGCTACGCCGACGCGATCACCGCGTGGGGCGAGGTCGGCGGCTACGACGCCGAGGTGCTGTGGGACACGGTGACGGTCGCGGCGCTGGGCGTGCCGTTCGACCGGGCCCGGTTCCGCGAGGTGCGCACGCTGTCCGGCGGCGAGCAGAAGCGGCTGGTGCTGGAGGCGCTGCTGCGCGGCCCGGAGCAGGTGCTGCTGCTGGACGAGCCGGACAACTACCTCGACGTGCCGGGCAAGCGGTGGCTGGAGGAGCGGCTGCGCGAGACCGGCAAGGCCGTGCTGCTGGTGAGCCACGACCGGGAACTGCTCGACGTCGCCGCGACGCACGTCGTCACGGTGGAGGCGCACTCGGCGTGGACGCACGCCGGCTCGTTCGGCACCTGGCACGCCGCCCGCGCCGCGCGCATCGACCGCCTGGCCGAGCTGCACCGCCGGTGGAACGAGGAGCACGACCACCTCAAGGAGCTCGTCCGCACGCTGCAGATCCAGGCCCGGATCAGCGAGGTGATGGCGGCGAAGTACCGGGTGATGCGGGCCAAGCTGGAGAAGTTCGAGGAGGCCGGGCCGCCGCCCGAGCTGCCGACCGACGAGAAGGTGGCGCCGCGGCTGCGCGGCGGTCGCACCGGCGTGCGGGCCATCACCGTCCAGGACCTCGAACTGACCGGGCTGATGAAGCCGTTCGACGCGGAGATCTTCTTCGAGGACCGGGTGGCCGTGCTCGGCTCGAACGGCTCGGGCAAGAGCCACTTCCTGCGGCTGCTCGGCGGCGGCGACGTCGCGCACACCGGCGTGTGCCGGCTGGGCGCGCGCGTCGTGCCGGGCCTGTTCGCGCAGACCCACCAGCACCCGGAGTGGATCGGCCGCACGCTGGTCGACGTCCTGTGGCACGGCGAGGGCGGCCGCAAGGGGCTCGACCGGGGCGCGGCGATGGCCGTGCTGAGCCGCTACGGCCTGGGCAAGCAGGGCGACCAGCGGTTCGAGACGCTGTCCGGTGGTCAGCAGGCGCGGTTCCAGGTGCTGCTGCTGGAGCTGTCCGGCGCCACGTTGCTGCTGCTGGACGAGCCGACCGACAACCTCGACCTGAACTCGGCCGAGGCGTTGCAGGCGGCGCTGGAGGGCTTCACCGGCACGGTCGTCGCGGTCACCCACGACCGGTGGTTCGCCCGCGGCTTCGACCGGTTCCTGCTGTTCCGCTCCGACGGCGAGGTGGTCGAGGTGGACGAGCCGGTCTGGGACGAGACGCGGGTGAAGCGCGCCCGCTAG
- a CDS encoding DUF3040 domain-containing protein codes for MSEAERRTLSEIETRLADEEPGLASALVAGKPRHPLLSYALVATFAGLGVLLLFLGAFGPALASLGFGALLVLMRGYSWR; via the coding sequence ATGAGCGAAGCGGAACGCCGCACCCTCAGTGAGATCGAGACCAGACTCGCGGACGAGGAGCCGGGCTTGGCCTCGGCGCTCGTCGCCGGGAAACCCCGGCACCCACTGCTCAGCTACGCGCTCGTGGCCACGTTCGCGGGCCTCGGCGTGCTGCTGCTGTTCCTGGGGGCGTTCGGCCCCGCACTCGCCTCCTTGGGCTTCGGCGCGCTGCTGGTGCTCATGCGCGGCTACTCGTGGCGTTGA
- the zapE gene encoding cell division protein ZapE, with the protein MSAPPRLSDRTPHVDPAELVDAMVPPPRFDAVRFDTYLPNPDEPSQAAAVRACREFAERVSEGGGRGVFDRLFKRSGQDGAKPGLYLDGGFGVGKTHLLASTWHAVPGPKSYGTFVELTNLVGALGFGETVRRLSSHKLLAIDEFELDDPGDTMLVTRLIKELTAAGVAVAATSNTLPDKLGEGRFAAADFLREIQSMSAKFTVVRVDGPDYRHRGLPDAPPPLADEDLVTRAGGTPGGTLDDFADLCAALARIHPSGYGRLLDGVTAVHLRHVRPAPDQAVALRLVALGDRLYDRDIPVAVSGEPLSELFTAEMLRGGYRKKYLRAVSRLVALSR; encoded by the coding sequence ATGTCCGCCCCGCCACGCCTGTCCGACCGCACACCGCACGTCGACCCGGCCGAGCTGGTGGACGCGATGGTCCCGCCGCCGCGCTTCGACGCGGTCCGCTTCGACACCTACCTGCCCAACCCGGACGAACCGAGCCAGGCGGCGGCGGTGCGGGCGTGCCGCGAGTTCGCCGAGCGGGTGTCCGAGGGTGGCGGCCGGGGCGTGTTCGACCGGCTGTTCAAGCGGTCCGGCCAGGACGGCGCCAAGCCCGGCCTCTACCTCGACGGCGGCTTCGGCGTCGGCAAGACCCACCTGCTGGCCTCGACCTGGCACGCCGTGCCCGGCCCGAAGTCCTACGGCACGTTCGTCGAGCTGACCAACCTCGTCGGCGCGCTCGGCTTCGGCGAGACCGTGCGCCGGCTGTCGTCGCACAAGCTGCTCGCCATCGACGAGTTCGAGCTGGACGACCCGGGCGACACGATGCTGGTCACCCGCCTGATCAAGGAGCTGACCGCGGCGGGCGTCGCGGTCGCGGCGACGTCGAACACGTTGCCGGACAAGCTGGGCGAGGGCCGGTTCGCCGCCGCGGACTTCCTGCGCGAGATCCAGTCGATGTCGGCGAAGTTCACCGTGGTCCGGGTGGACGGCCCGGACTACCGCCACCGCGGCCTGCCCGACGCGCCGCCGCCGCTGGCAGACGAGGACCTGGTCACCAGGGCGGGGGGCACGCCGGGCGGCACGCTGGACGACTTCGCCGACCTGTGCGCCGCGCTGGCCCGGATCCACCCGTCCGGCTACGGCAGGCTGCTGGACGGCGTCACCGCGGTGCACCTGCGCCACGTCCGGCCCGCGCCCGACCAGGCGGTGGCGCTGCGGCTGGTCGCGCTCGGCGACCGGCTCTACGACCGCGACATCCCGGTGGCGGTGTCCGGCGAGCCGCTGTCGGAGTTGTTCACCGCCGAGATGCTGCGCGGCGGCTACCGCAAGAAGTACCTGCGGGCGGTGTCCAGGCTCGTCGCGCTCTCACGCTGA
- a CDS encoding pyrimidine reductase family protein — MLWPPRAGEITDDELEQLYDYPDGLDRPWVQVNFVSSVDGAVSVAGRSAGLGNEADRKVFMLGRDLCDVVLVGAGTALVEGYHGVKAGEVRASRRARLGLAPVPPIAVVTGRCSIEPTSTLLTSTSVPPIVLTTAAAPRERRDALLAAGADVVVVGEESVSMDLALAALDERGLRRVDCEGGPRVLGALIDADLVDVLCVTFSPLLAGGDAGRIATGPLPPAPRSLELRSVLHHESALLLRYGKVTPDPVTQATSPA, encoded by the coding sequence ATGTTGTGGCCACCACGTGCCGGCGAGATCACCGACGACGAGCTGGAACAGCTCTACGACTACCCCGACGGGCTCGACCGGCCGTGGGTGCAGGTGAACTTCGTGTCCAGCGTGGACGGTGCGGTGTCGGTGGCGGGCCGGTCCGCCGGGCTGGGCAACGAGGCCGACCGCAAGGTGTTCATGCTCGGCCGCGACCTGTGCGACGTGGTGCTCGTCGGCGCGGGCACGGCCCTGGTCGAGGGCTACCACGGGGTGAAGGCGGGCGAGGTCCGCGCGTCCCGGCGGGCCAGGCTGGGGCTCGCGCCCGTGCCGCCGATCGCCGTGGTCACCGGCCGGTGCTCGATCGAGCCCACGTCCACGCTGCTGACCAGCACGTCCGTGCCGCCGATCGTGCTGACCACGGCGGCGGCGCCGCGCGAGCGGCGGGACGCGCTGCTGGCGGCGGGCGCGGACGTGGTCGTCGTCGGCGAGGAGTCGGTGTCCATGGACCTGGCGCTGGCGGCGCTGGACGAGCGCGGGCTGCGCCGGGTCGACTGCGAGGGCGGGCCGCGGGTGCTCGGCGCGCTGATCGACGCGGACCTGGTGGACGTGCTGTGCGTGACGTTCTCGCCGCTGCTCGCGGGTGGTGACGCCGGCCGGATCGCCACCGGCCCGCTGCCGCCCGCGCCCCGGTCGCTGGAGCTGCGGTCGGTGCTGCACCACGAGAGCGCCCTCCTGCTGCGGTACGGCAAGGTGACACCTGATCCGGTGACGCAAGCCACATCGCCGGCCTGA
- a CDS encoding Asp23/Gls24 family envelope stress response protein, with amino-acid sequence MAQSTAAKPETGTDRLADDTEQGKTTIASSVVQKVAGIAAREISGVHALGGGVSRAFGALRERIPGAGTANTAGVAVEVGEKQAAVDLDIVVEYGVAIVELARAVRRNVIGSVERMTGLEVIEVNIAVNDIHLPEDDEEVGPSGSRVE; translated from the coding sequence GTGGCCCAGAGCACCGCCGCCAAGCCGGAGACCGGCACGGACCGGTTGGCCGACGACACCGAGCAGGGCAAGACCACGATCGCGTCGTCGGTCGTGCAGAAGGTCGCGGGCATCGCGGCCCGGGAGATCTCCGGCGTGCACGCCCTGGGCGGCGGGGTGTCGCGGGCGTTCGGCGCGCTGCGGGAGCGGATCCCCGGCGCGGGCACCGCGAACACCGCGGGCGTGGCGGTCGAGGTCGGCGAGAAGCAGGCGGCGGTCGACCTGGACATCGTGGTCGAGTACGGGGTGGCCATCGTCGAGCTGGCGCGGGCCGTGCGGCGCAACGTGATCGGCTCGGTGGAGCGGATGACCGGGCTGGAGGTCATCGAGGTCAACATCGCGGTCAACGACATCCACCTGCCCGAGGACGACGAGGAGGTCGGGCCGTCGGGGTCCCGGGTCGAGTGA
- a CDS encoding DUF6286 domain-containing protein, with product MRVLLRVLSPFLGLALAAAGALLVFAVARHWSGDRWRWPDWSWVDQPVLVTGACTAAGGLFLLVLASRAVPSQVALHDPADGVRVVTTPASLARVVGHRVRAEDGVTGASVTASRRKVRVRATSWAHDEAELRPRLLDAAREALADLPLPDRPDVSVVVISPKDRR from the coding sequence GTGCGGGTGTTGCTGCGGGTCCTGTCGCCCTTCCTCGGCCTGGCGCTGGCCGCCGCCGGCGCCCTGCTGGTCTTCGCCGTCGCCCGCCACTGGTCCGGCGACCGGTGGCGGTGGCCGGACTGGTCCTGGGTCGACCAGCCGGTCCTCGTCACGGGCGCGTGCACGGCGGCCGGCGGGCTGTTCCTGCTGGTCCTGGCGTCACGGGCGGTGCCGTCGCAGGTGGCGTTGCACGATCCCGCCGACGGCGTGCGGGTGGTCACCACACCGGCGTCGCTGGCCCGCGTGGTCGGCCACCGGGTGCGCGCGGAGGACGGGGTGACGGGCGCGTCGGTCACCGCGTCACGGCGCAAGGTCCGGGTCCGGGCCACCAGCTGGGCCCACGACGAGGCGGAATTGCGGCCCCGGCTGCTGGACGCCGCCCGCGAGGCCCTGGCCGACCTGCCGCTGCCCGACCGGCCGGACGTGTCGGTCGTGGTCATCTCGCCGAAGGACCGCCGGTGA
- a CDS encoding alkaline shock response membrane anchor protein AmaP, whose protein sequence is MNRSNRTERVLAFTLGTLALLVGGGAVVLNRLGVDRPLADPVALDWVRSHLLPVRVGLLALGVLAVFLGLLWAWRAVRPERRPDLRVGDDVVVTAKALAAAVKSDAEHVRDVDSAKVAVVGTPALRLRLVLRHGADVPRVWRELDGLVLSRARDALDVEVLPTAVRLELAKRERVRRGGSPGRMAGWRSR, encoded by the coding sequence GTGAACCGCTCGAACCGCACCGAGCGCGTGCTCGCGTTCACCCTGGGAACCCTCGCCCTGCTGGTCGGCGGCGGCGCGGTGGTGCTCAACCGCCTCGGCGTGGACCGCCCCCTCGCGGACCCGGTGGCGCTCGACTGGGTGCGGAGCCACCTCCTGCCGGTCCGCGTCGGGCTGCTCGCCCTCGGCGTGCTGGCCGTGTTCCTCGGGCTGCTGTGGGCGTGGCGGGCGGTCCGCCCGGAGCGGCGCCCCGACCTGCGGGTGGGTGACGACGTGGTGGTCACCGCGAAGGCGTTGGCGGCGGCGGTCAAGTCGGACGCCGAGCACGTGCGCGACGTGGACAGCGCGAAGGTGGCCGTGGTCGGCACGCCCGCCCTGCGGCTCCGGCTGGTGCTGCGGCACGGCGCGGACGTGCCGCGGGTGTGGCGGGAGCTGGACGGCCTCGTGCTGTCGCGGGCGCGCGACGCGCTCGACGTGGAGGTGCTGCCCACCGCCGTGCGGCTCGAACTCGCCAAGCGGGAACGCGTGCGTCGAGGGGGTTCGCCGGGCAGGATGGCCGGGTGGCGCTCCCGCTGA
- a CDS encoding ATP-dependent DNA ligase, with protein MALPLTPPVQPMLANAVDEIPTGADLLFEPKWDGYRCLVFRDGDEVFLQSRSGKPLNRYFPEAEAALRRTLPPRVVVDGELVVAKDDKLDFDALSERIHPAASRVRLLSEQTPASFVAFDVLALGDDLLLERPCAERRSTLERLVAPGDGLYLTPSTTDRELAAQWFELFEGAGLDGVIGKPADGEYTPGKRSMVKVKHARSADCVVAGLRWHKDTDPGTAVGSLLLGLHDDAGVLHHVGVVGSFKAAERRALAEELQDLITTGDHPWLVEPDGRRLPGEVNRWRGKHADWVPLRPERVLEVSYTQTEGAAPARLRHNGQFRRWRPDREPGSCGYDQLDQPARYDVESVLRGEVRPA; from the coding sequence GTGGCGCTCCCGCTGACCCCTCCCGTGCAGCCGATGCTGGCCAACGCGGTCGACGAGATCCCGACCGGCGCGGACCTGCTGTTCGAGCCCAAGTGGGACGGTTACCGCTGCCTGGTGTTCCGCGACGGCGACGAGGTGTTCCTGCAGTCCCGCAGCGGCAAGCCGCTCAACCGGTACTTCCCGGAGGCCGAGGCCGCGCTGCGCCGCACCCTGCCGCCGCGGGTCGTGGTCGACGGCGAGCTGGTCGTGGCCAAGGACGACAAGCTGGACTTCGACGCGCTGTCCGAGCGCATCCACCCGGCGGCGAGCCGGGTCCGGCTGCTGTCGGAGCAGACGCCCGCGAGCTTCGTGGCGTTCGACGTGCTGGCCCTGGGCGACGACCTGCTGCTGGAGCGGCCGTGCGCGGAGCGCCGGTCCACCCTGGAGCGCCTGGTCGCACCCGGCGACGGCCTGTACCTGACGCCCTCGACCACCGACCGCGAGCTGGCCGCGCAGTGGTTCGAGCTGTTCGAGGGCGCGGGCCTGGACGGCGTCATCGGCAAGCCCGCCGACGGCGAGTACACGCCGGGCAAGCGCAGCATGGTCAAGGTCAAGCACGCCCGCAGCGCGGACTGCGTGGTGGCCGGGCTGCGCTGGCACAAGGACACCGACCCCGGCACGGCGGTCGGCTCGCTGCTGCTGGGCCTGCACGACGACGCGGGCGTCCTGCACCACGTCGGCGTGGTCGGCTCGTTCAAGGCGGCCGAACGGCGGGCGCTGGCCGAGGAGCTGCAGGACCTGATCACCACCGGCGACCACCCGTGGCTGGTGGAGCCGGACGGCCGCCGGCTGCCCGGTGAGGTCAACCGGTGGCGCGGCAAGCACGCCGACTGGGTGCCGCTGCGGCCGGAGCGCGTGCTGGAGGTCTCGTACACGCAGACCGAGGGCGCCGCGCCCGCCCGGCTGCGCCACAACGGCCAGTTCCGCCGCTGGCGGCCGGACCGCGAGCCCGGCTCGTGCGGTTACGACCAGCTCGACCAGCCCGCGCGCTACGACGTGGAATCCGTTTTGCGAGGCGAAGTTCGCCCCGCGTGA
- a CDS encoding DMT family transporter, whose product MHVESSPRSRVPRSGPVAVAARAFGAIPPPALVLLGVVSVQVGAAVAKQLFTQVGAAGTVTLRLVLAAVVLLLVWRPSLRLDKRTCLVVVAYGLVLGAMNLSFYQAIKHIPLGAAVTIEFLGPLAVAVFGSRRWLDGLWALLAAAGVVLLTGVDGGLALPGVLFALGAGACWAGYILLSAALGSRTSDGKGLALAMVVGAAVALPFGVAEAGTALLDPVVLIAGAAVALLSSVIPYSLELEALRSIPPRVFGILMSLEPAVAALAGLVVLHESLRPAQWVAVFCVVLASIGATRTARPEA is encoded by the coding sequence GTGCACGTCGAGAGCAGTCCCCGATCGAGGGTCCCCCGGTCAGGGCCGGTAGCGGTAGCCGCCAGGGCGTTCGGCGCGATACCGCCGCCCGCCCTGGTCCTGCTGGGCGTGGTCAGCGTCCAGGTGGGCGCGGCGGTGGCCAAGCAGTTGTTCACCCAGGTAGGCGCGGCGGGCACGGTCACGCTGCGGCTGGTGCTGGCCGCCGTCGTGCTGCTGCTGGTGTGGCGGCCGTCGCTGCGGCTGGACAAGCGGACGTGCCTGGTCGTCGTCGCCTACGGGCTGGTGCTCGGCGCCATGAACCTGAGCTTCTACCAGGCGATCAAGCACATCCCGCTGGGCGCGGCGGTCACCATCGAGTTCCTGGGGCCGCTGGCGGTGGCCGTGTTCGGCTCGCGGCGCTGGCTGGACGGGCTGTGGGCGCTGCTCGCGGCGGCCGGCGTGGTGCTGCTGACCGGGGTCGACGGCGGCCTGGCGCTGCCCGGGGTGCTGTTCGCGCTCGGCGCGGGCGCGTGCTGGGCCGGGTACATCCTGCTCAGCGCGGCGCTGGGCAGCCGCACGTCCGACGGCAAGGGCCTGGCGCTGGCGATGGTGGTCGGCGCGGCGGTGGCGCTGCCGTTCGGCGTGGCCGAGGCGGGCACGGCGCTGCTCGACCCGGTCGTGCTCATCGCGGGCGCGGCGGTCGCGCTGCTGTCGTCGGTCATCCCGTACTCGCTGGAGCTGGAGGCGTTGCGCAGCATCCCGCCGCGCGTGTTCGGCATCCTGATGAGCCTGGAGCCCGCGGTCGCGGCGCTGGCCGGGCTGGTCGTGCTGCACGAGTCGCTGCGCCCGGCGCAGTGGGTCGCGGTGTTCTGCGTGGTGCTGGCGTCGATCGGGGCGACCCGGACCGCGAGACCGGAGGCGTGA
- a CDS encoding alpha/beta fold hydrolase, with protein sequence MALSALAACSAGPSTRPVIAVHGDGEGPTAAAVPSGPREVPPLESYESPGVPWSSCTESARARMGDTAPTGAFEYECAQVTVRLDVPSRPGRGSLGMSLLRVGTGGSPLVVVGEAGGEPGTLRAARLAAALPASVLSTYTLIGVDRRGTGESDAVQCVPDVARADIVEADPGAESHDELADAYTLASRECVLDMENRLPAVDSWRASADLEQLRELLGVPHLNAIGLGEGSRVVSLYASRYPDRIGRVVLDGAPDPVLDVQAVTESRAVAAEEAFAAFQEDCVIRGCPLGAGARDRFEALLESLRDAPLRGADFDVTPGTATVAVLAGLADRSRWPALAEALVAAEGGDGAKLSAFVEPLLVDQGEDPPRLDAGIITACNDTTTRIPPERVVGLTEDWRTKHPLFGAHFARGLLACGPFPVPQAVKAPKLTSAPPVLVLTTAADPVTPREGGERAAQELPAGVVVGWQGGGHGALGQSACATKAAEEFLVNAKVPTSGTVCPP encoded by the coding sequence GTGGCTCTGAGCGCGCTGGCCGCGTGCAGCGCGGGTCCGTCGACCCGGCCGGTGATCGCCGTGCACGGCGACGGCGAGGGGCCGACGGCCGCCGCGGTCCCGTCCGGACCGCGCGAGGTCCCGCCGTTGGAGAGCTACGAGTCGCCCGGCGTGCCGTGGTCGTCGTGCACCGAGTCGGCGAGGGCGCGGATGGGCGACACCGCGCCGACGGGCGCCTTCGAGTACGAGTGCGCGCAGGTCACCGTGCGGCTGGACGTGCCGAGCCGTCCCGGGCGGGGCAGCCTGGGCATGTCGCTGCTGCGCGTCGGCACCGGCGGCAGCCCGCTGGTGGTCGTCGGCGAGGCCGGTGGCGAGCCGGGCACGTTGCGGGCGGCCCGGCTGGCGGCGGCGCTGCCCGCGTCGGTGCTGAGCACGTACACGCTGATCGGCGTCGACCGGCGGGGCACCGGCGAGTCGGACGCGGTGCAGTGCGTGCCGGACGTGGCGCGCGCGGACATCGTGGAGGCCGACCCGGGCGCGGAGTCGCACGACGAGCTGGCCGACGCCTACACGCTGGCCAGCCGGGAGTGCGTGCTCGACATGGAGAACCGGCTGCCCGCGGTGGACTCCTGGCGCGCGTCGGCCGACCTGGAGCAGCTGCGCGAGCTGCTGGGCGTGCCGCACCTGAACGCGATCGGCCTCGGCGAGGGTTCGCGGGTGGTGTCGCTGTACGCGAGCCGCTACCCGGACCGGATCGGGCGGGTGGTGCTCGACGGCGCGCCGGACCCGGTGCTGGACGTGCAGGCCGTGACCGAGTCGCGGGCGGTGGCGGCGGAGGAGGCGTTCGCGGCGTTCCAGGAGGACTGCGTGATCCGGGGCTGCCCGCTCGGCGCGGGCGCGAGGGACCGGTTCGAGGCGCTGCTGGAGTCGCTGCGGGACGCGCCGCTGCGCGGTGCGGACTTCGACGTGACGCCGGGCACCGCCACGGTGGCCGTGCTGGCGGGCCTGGCGGACCGGTCGCGGTGGCCGGCGCTGGCCGAGGCGCTGGTGGCGGCGGAGGGCGGGGACGGCGCGAAGCTGAGCGCGTTCGTCGAGCCGCTGCTGGTGGACCAGGGCGAGGACCCGCCGCGACTGGATGCCGGGATCATCACCGCCTGCAACGACACGACCACCCGAATCCCACCCGAACGAGTGGTCGGCCTGACCGAGGACTGGCGCACCAAGCACCCGTTGTTCGGCGCCCACTTCGCCCGCGGCCTGCTGGCCTGCGGCCCCTTCCCGGTGCCGCAGGCGGTGAAGGCGCCGAAGCTCACCAGCGCGCCGCCGGTGCTGGTGCTGACCACGGCCGCCGACCCCGTGACGCCGCGGGAGGGCGGCGAGCGGGCGGCGCAGGAGCTGCCGGCCGGGGTCGTGGTGGGGTGGCAGGGCGGTGGGCACGGCGCGCTCGGCCAGTCGGCCTGCGCGACGAAGGCCGCCGAGGAGTTCCTGGTGAACGCGAAGGTGCCGACCAGCGGCACGGTCTGCCCGCCCTGA